From Brienomyrus brachyistius isolate T26 chromosome 18, BBRACH_0.4, whole genome shotgun sequence, one genomic window encodes:
- the LOC125713126 gene encoding odorant receptor 131-2-like: protein MAGQNGSSLELNFLYYQSMTGTIDFMTTIKSFLVLSTALFFISLNLIMFVAMWSKPSFRETSRYLLFSQMLLSDSIHLGFTTLLYSCSMANINLIKVLCSMIVLVSGTTFRISPLTLAVMCLERYVAICFPLRHTDIATPRRTNIAIAVVWFLGSVNYVINIIFLAATDTYFLTKTIYCTQERLFLAKWQFDVFQSFNGVFFVTVGITVISTYTGIMMAAQSIKAKKASRTVLLHLVQLVLCLSSFLFSSIERALSTISSALFIHLRYLNFFLLVLLPRCLSPLIYGLRDEGVRPLFLCYLRCSRWRIKPSTKH, encoded by the coding sequence ATGGCTGGCCAGAATGGTTCCTCTCTGGAGCTCAACTTCCTGTACTACCAGTCCATGACAGGGACAATAGACTTCATGACAACAATAAAATCATTTCTCGTGCTGTCCACTGCCCTATTCTTCATCTCCCTGAACCTCATCATGTTCGTTGCCATGTGGAGTAAACCCAGCTTCCGTGAGACTTCCCGCTATCttctattcagccaaatgctccTCAGTGACTCCATCCATCTGGGATTCACCACATTGCTCTACTCGTGTAGCATGGCTAACATCAACCTCATCAAGGTGCTCTGCTCCATGATCGTCCTTGTAAGCGGGACAACTTTCCGCATCTCCCCCCTGACGTTGGCTGTCATGTGTCTGGAACGCTATGTGGCCATTTGTTTCCCACTCCGACACACTGACATCGCCACCCCCAGGAGAACCAATATTGCCATTGCAGTGGTCTGGTTCCTAGGCTCTGTGAACTAtgtaattaatataatatttttggcAGCCACAGATACCTATTTCCTAACCAAAACTATTTACTGCACACAGGAGCGCCTCTTTCTGGCCAAGTGGCAGTTTGATGTGTTCCAGAGCTTTAACGGTGTcttttttgttaccgtggggatCACCGTCATCAGCACCTACACAGGCATCATGATGGCAGCCCAGTCAATCAAGGCCAAAAAGGCCAGCAGGACGGTTCTCCTTCACCTGGTCCAGTTGGtcctctgcctctcctcctTCCTGTTCAGCAGCATCGAGAGAGCCCTGTCTACAATCAGCTCAGCCCTCTTTATCCACCTGCGCTACCTGAACTTCTTTCTCCTCGTCCTCCTACCCCGCTGCCTGAGCCCCCTCATCTATGGCCTGAGAGACGAAGGAGTTCGCCCCCTCTTCCTCTGTTACCTCCGCTGCAGTCGCTGGAGGATCAAACCAAGCACAAAACATTAA
- the LOC125713123 gene encoding odorant receptor 131-2-like has product MAGQNGSSLELNFLYYQSMTGTIDFMTTIKSSLVLSTALFFISLNLIMFVAMWSKPSFRETSRYLLFSQMLLSDSIHLGFTTLLYSCSMANINLIKVLCSMIVLVSGTTFRISPLTLAVMCLERYVAICFPLRHTDIATPGRTNIAIAVVWFLGSVNYVIDIIFLAATDAHFFTKTIYCTQERLFLAKWQFDVFQSFNGVFFVAVGIIVISTYTGIMMAARSVKAKKASRTVLLHLVQLVLCLSSFLFSSIERALSTISSALFIHLRYLNFFLLVLLPRCLSPLIYGLRDEGVRPLFLCYLRCSRWRIKPSTKH; this is encoded by the coding sequence ATGGCTGGCCAGAATGGTTCCTCTCTGGAGCTCAACTTCCTGTACTACCAGTCCATGACAGGGACAATAGACTTCATGACAACAATAAAATCATCTCTCGTGCTGTCCACTGCCCTATTCTTCATCTCCCTGAACCTCATCATGTTCGTTGCCATGTGGAGTAAACCCAGCTTCCGTGAGACTTCCCGCTATCttctattcagccaaatgctccTCAGTGACTCCATCCATCTGGGATTCACCACATTGCTCTACTCGTGTAGCATGGCTAACATCAACCTCATCAAGGTGCTCTGCTCCATGATCGTCCTTGTAAGCGGGACAACTTTCCGCATCTCCCCCCTGACGTTGGCTGTCATGTGTCTGGAACGCTATGTGGCCATTTGTTTCCCACTCCGACACACTGACATCGCCACCCCCGGGAGAACCAATATTGCCATTGCAGTGGTCTGGTTCCTGGGCTCTGTGAACTATGTGATTGATATCATTTTTTTAGCAGCTACAGATGCCCATTTCTTCACTAAAACTATTTACTGCACACAGGAGCGCCTCTTTCTGGCCAAGTGGCAGTTTGATGTGTTCCAGAGCTTTAACGGTGTCTTTTTTGTTGCCGTGGGAATCATCGTCATCAGCACCTACACAGGCATCATGATGGCAGCCCGGTCCGTCAAGGCCAAAAAGGCCAGCAGGACGGTTCTCCTTCACCTGGTCCAGTTGGtcctctgcctctcctcctTCCTGTTCAGCAGCATCGAGAGAGCCCTGTCTACAATCAGCTCAGCCCTCTTTATCCACCTGCGCTACCTGAACTTCtttctcctcgtcctcctgcccCGCTGCCTGAGCCCCCTCATCTATGGCCTGAGAGACGAAGGAGTTCGCCCCCTCTTCCTCTGTTACCTCCGCTGCAGTCGCTGGAGGATCAAACCAAGCACAAAACATTAA
- the LOC125713121 gene encoding odorant receptor 131-2-like, whose protein sequence is MANQNGSSLEFSFLYYQTITQQIDSTTIIKSSVVLSTTLFFISLNLVMFLAIRSKPSFRETSRYLLFSQMLLGDSFYLGFTTLLYSFTLTNITLMKVLCSMMILVSSTTFRISPLTLAVMCLERYVAICFPLRHTDIATPRRTNIAIAVVWFLGSVNSVIDVIFLIVRDTQFLTKPIYCGREQIFLAKWQFDVFQSFNGVFFVTVGITVISTYTGIMIAARSIKAKKASRTVLLHLVQLVLCLSSFLFSSIERALSTISSALFIHLRYLTFFLLILLPRCLSPLIYGLRDEGVRPLFLCYLCCGHRRITPATKH, encoded by the coding sequence ATGGCCAACCAGAATGGTTCCTCTCTGGAGTTCAGCTTCTTGTACTACCAAACCATCACGCAGCAGATAGATTcgacaacaataataaaatcaTCTGTTGTGCTGTCCACCACCCTGTTCTTCATCTCCCTGAACCTCGTCATGTTCCTTGCCATACGAAGTAAACCCAGCTTCCGTGAGACTTCCCGTTATCTTCTATTCAGTCAGATGCTCCTTGGTGACTCCTTCTATCTGGGATTCACCACATTGCTCTACTCATTTACCCTGACTAACATCACCCTCATGAAGGTCCTCTGCTCCATGATGATCCTGGTAAGCAGCACAACTTTCCGCATCTCCCCCCTGACGTTGGCTGTCATGTGTCTGGAACGCTATGTGGCCATTTGTTTCCCACTCCGACACACTGACATCGCCACCCCCAGGAGAACCAATATTGCCATTGCAGTGGTCTGGTTCCTGGGCTCTGTGAACTCTGTGAttgatgttatttttttaatagttaGAGATACCCAGTTCCTCACGAAACCCATCTACTGCGGACGGGAGCAAATTTTTCTGGCCAAGTGGCAGTTTGATGTGTTCCAGAGCTTTAACGGTGTcttttttgttaccgtggggatCACCGTCATCAGCACCTACACAGGCATCATGATTGCAGCCCGGTCCATCAAGGCCAAAAAGGCCAGCAGGACGGTTCTCCTTCACCTGGTCCAGTTGGtcctctgcctctcctcctTCCTGTTCAGCAGCATCGAGAGAGCCCTGTCTACAATCAGCTCAGCCCTCTTTATCCACCTGCGCTACCTGACGTTCTTTCTCCTCATCCTCCTGCCCCGCTGCCTGAGCCCCCTCATCTATGGCCTGAGGGACGAAGGAGTTCGCCCCCTCTTCCTCTGCTACCTCTGTTGTGGTCACAGGAGGATCACACCAGCTACAAAACATTAA
- the LOC125713128 gene encoding odorant receptor 131-2-like yields the protein MADQNGSSLELSFLQYQFTKETTNLLTTIISSVVLSISLLFISLNLVMFLAIRSKPSFHETSRYILFGQMLLSDSIHLGFATFLYLCNLIKLSLMKVLCSMIVLVSSTTFRISPLTLAVMCLERYVAICFPLRHTDIATPGRTNVAIAVVWFLGSVNSVIDVIFLAATDGEFLTKNIYCTHESLFLAKWQFDVFQGFNGFFFVAVGIIIIGTYTGIMIAARSIKAKKASRTVLLHLVQLGLCLTSFLYSSIERALSTVTLASFKFPRYLNFLFLLLLPRCLSPLIYGLRDEGVRPLFLSYLRCGHWRIKPAKH from the coding sequence ATGGCCGACCAGAATGGTTCCTCTCTGGAGCTCAGCTTCCTGCAATACCAGTTCACGAAGGAGACGACAAACTTATTAACCACAATCATATCATCTGTTGTGCTGTCCATCTCCCTGCTCTTCATCTCCCTGAACCTCGTCATGTTCCTTGCCATACGAAGTAAACCCAGCTTCCATGAGACTTCCCGCTATATTCTCTTTGGCCAAATGCTCCTCAGTGACTCCATCCATCTGGGATTCGCCACATTCCTCTACTTATGCAACCTGATTAAACTCAGCCTCATGAAGGTCCTCTGCTCCATGATCGTCCTGGTAAGCAGCACAACTTTCCGCATCTCCCCCCTGACGTTGGCTGTCATGTGTCTGGAACGCTATGTGGCCATTTGTTTCCCACTCCGACACACTGACATCGCCACCCCCGGAAGAACCAATGTTGCCATTGCAGTGGTCTGGTTCCTAGGCTCCGTGAACTCTGTGATTGATGTTATTTTTTTAGCAGCCACAGATGGCGAGTTCCTAACCAAAAATATTTACTGCACACATGAGTCCCTCTTTCTGGCCAAGTGGCAGTTTGATGTGTTCCAGGGCTTCAACGGATTTTTCTTTGTTGCCGTGGGGATCATCATCATCGGCACCTACACAGGCATCATGATCGCAGCCCGGTCCATCAAGGCCAAAAAGGCCAGCAGGACGGTTCTCCTTCACCTGGTCCAGTTGGGCCTCTGTCTCACCTCCTTCCTATATAGCAGCATTGAGAGAGCCCTGTCCACAGTCACCTTAGCTTCCTTTAAATTCCCGCGCTACCTGAACttccttttcctcctcctcctgccccGCTGCCTGAGCCCCCTCATCTATGGACTGAGGGACGAAGGAGTTCGCCCCCTCTTCCTCTCTTACCTCCGCTGTGGTCACTGGAGGATAAAACCAGCTAAACATTAA
- the LOC125713226 gene encoding odorant receptor 131-2-like → MADQNGSSLELNFLYYQSITETIDFMTTIKSSLVLSTALFFISLNLIMFVAMWSKSSFRETSRYLLFSQMLLSDSIHLGFTTLLYSCSMANINLIKVLCSMIVLVSGTTFRISPLTLAVMCLERYVAICFPLRHTDIATPGRTNIAIAVVWFLGSVNYVINIIFLAATDAYFLTKTIYCTEERLFLAKWQFDVFQSFNGVFFVTVGITVTSTYTGIMMAAQSIKAKKASRTVLLHLVQLVLCLSSFLFSSIERALSTISSALFIHLRTLNFFLLVLLPRCLSPLIYGLRDEGVRPLFLRYLRCGRWRIKPSTSTR, encoded by the coding sequence atggctgaccagaaTGGTTCCTCTCTGGAGCTCAACTTCCTGTACTACCAGTCCATAACAGAGACAATAGACTTCATGACAACAATAAAATCATCTCTCGTGCTGTCCACTGCCCTATTCTTCATCTCCCTGAACCTCATCATGTTCGTTGCCATGTGGAGTAAATCCAGCTTCCGTGAGACTTCCCGCTATCttctattcagccaaatgctccTCAGTGACTCCATCCATCTGGGATTCACCACATTGCTCTACTCGTGTAGCATGGCTAACATCAACCTCATCAAGGTGCTCTGCTCCATGATCGTCCTTGTAAGCGGGACAACTTTCCGCATCTCCCCCCTGACGTTGGCTGTCATGTGTCTGGAACGCTATGTGGCCATTTGTTTCCCACTCCGACACACTGACATCGCCACCCCCGGGAGAACCAATATTGCCATTGCAGTGGTCTGGTTCCTAGGCTCTGTGAACTAtgtaattaatataatatttttggcAGCCACAGATGCCTATTTCCTAACCAAAACTATTTACTGCACAGAGGAGCGCCTCTTTCTGGCCAAGTGGCAGTTTGATGTGTTCCAGAGCTTTAACGGTGTcttttttgttaccgtggggatCACTGTCACCAGCACCTACACAGGCATCATGATGGCAGCCCAGTCAATCAAGGCCAAAAAGGCCAGCAGGACGGTTCTCCTTCACCTGGTCCAGTTGgttctctgcctctcctccTTCCTGTTCAGCAGCATCGAGAGAGCCCTGTCTACAATCAGCTCAGCCCTCTTTATCCACCTGCGCACCCTAAACTTCtttctcctcgtcctcctgcccCGTTGCCTGAGCCCCCTCATCTATGGCCTGAGAGACGAAGGAGTTCGCCCCCTCTTCCTCCGCTACCTCCGCTGTGGTCGCTGGAGGATCAAACCAAGCACAAGCACAAGATAA
- the LOC125713228 gene encoding odorant receptor 131-2-like — MAGQNGSSLELSFLYYQSITGTIDFMTTIKSFLVLSTALFFISLNLIMFVAMWSKPSFRETSRYLLFSQMLLSDSIHLGFTTLLYSCSMANINLIKVLCSTIVLVSGTTFRISPLTLAVMCLERYVAICFPLRHTDIATPGRTNIAIAVVWFLGSVNYVINIIFLAATDAYFLTKTIYCSQERLFLAKWQFDVFQSFNGVFFVAVGITVTSTYTGIMMAARSVKAKKASRTVLLHLVQLVLCLSSLVYSSIERALSTISSALFIHLRYLTFFLLVLLPRCLSPLIYGLRDEGVRPLFLCYLRCRRWRIKPSTKH; from the coding sequence ATGGCTGGCCAGAATGGTTCCTCTCTGGAGCTCAGCTTCCTGTACTACCAGTCCATAACAGGGACAATAGACTTCATGACAACAATAAAATCATTTCTCGTGCTGTCCACTGCCCTATTCTTCATCTCCCTGAACCTCATCATGTTCGTTGCCATGTGGAGTAAACCCAGCTTCCGTGAGACTTCCCGCTATCttctattcagccaaatgctccTCAGTGACTCCATCCATCTGGGATTCACCACATTGCTCTACTCGTGTAGCATGGCTAACATCAACCTCATCAAGGTGCTCTGCTCCACGATCGTCCTTGTAAGCGGGACAACTTTCCGCATCTCCCCCCTGACGTTGGCTGTCATGTGTCTGGAACGCTATGTGGCCATTTGTTTCCCACTCCGACACACTGACATCGCCACCCCCGGGAGAACCAATATTGCCATTGCAGTGGTCTGGTTCCTAGGCTCTGTGAACTAtgtaattaatataatatttttggcAGCCACAGATGCCTATTTCCTAACCAAAACTATTTACTGCTCACAGGAGCGCCTCTTTCTGGCCAAGTGGCAGTTTGATGTGTTCCAGAGCTTCAACGGTGTCTTTTTTGTTGCCGTGGGGATCACCGTCACCAGCACCTACACAGGCATCATGATGGCAGCCCGGTCCGTCAAGGCCAAAAAGGCCAGCAGGACGGTTCTCCTTCACCTGGTCCAGTTGGtcctctgcctctcctcctTAGTGTACAGCAGCATCGAGAGAGCCCTGTCTACAATCAGCTCAGCCCTCTTTATCCACCTGCGCTACCTGACGTTCtttctcctcgtcctcctgcccCGCTGCCTGAGCCCCCTCATCTATGGACTGAGGGACGAAGGAGTTCGCCCCCTCTTCCTCTGTTACCTCCGCTGCAGACGCTGGAGGATCAAACCAAGCACAAAACATTAA
- the LOC125713122 gene encoding odorant receptor 131-2-like, which yields MANLNGSSLEFSFLYYLTITQQRDSTTIIKSSVVLSTSLFFISLNLVMFLAIRSKPSFRETSRYLLFSQMLLGDSFYLGFTTLLYSFTLTNIALMKVLCSMMILVSSTTFRISPLTLAVMCLERYVAICFPLRHTDIATPRRTNIAIAVVWFLGSVNSVIDVIFLIVRDTQFLTKPIYCSREQIFLAKWQFDVFQSFNGVFFVTVGITVISTYTGIMIAARSIKAKKASRTVLLHLVQLVLCLSSFLFSSIERALSTISSALLIHLLYLTFFLLILLPRCLSPLIYGLRDEGVRPLFLCYLCCGHRRITPATKH from the coding sequence ATGGCCAACCTGAATGGTTCCTCTCTGGAGTTCAGCTTCTTGTACTACCTAACCATCACGCAGCAGAGAGATTcgacaacaataataaaatcaTCTGTTGTGCTGTCCACCAGCCTGTTCTTCATCTCCCTGAACCTCGTCATGTTCCTTGCCATACGAAGTAAACCCAGCTTCCGTGAGACTTCCCGTTATCTTCTATTCAGTCAGATGCTCCTTGGTGACTCCTTCTATCTGGGATTCACCACATTGCTCTACTCATTTACCCTGACTAACATCGCCCTCATGAAGGTCCTCTGCTCCATGATGATCCTGGTAAGCAGCACAACTTTCCGCATCTCCCCCCTGACGTTGGCTGTCATGTGTCTGGAACGCTATGTGGCCATTTGTTTCCCACTCCGACACACTGACATCGCCACCCCCAGGAGAACCAATATTGCCATTGCAGTGGTCTGGTTCCTGGGCTCTGTGAACTCTGTGAttgatgttatttttttaatagttaGAGATACCCAGTTCCTCACGAAACCCATCTACTGCTCTCGGGAGCAAATTTTTCTGGCCAAGTGGCAGTTTGATGTGTTCCAGAGCTTTAACGGTGTcttttttgttaccgtggggatCACCGTCATCAGCACCTACACAGGCATCATGATTGCAGCCCGGTCCATCAAGGCCAAAAAGGCCAGCAGGACGGTTCTCCTTCACCTGGTCCAGTTGGtcctctgcctctcctcctTCCTGTTCAGCAGCATCGAGAGAGCCCTGTCTACAATCAGCTCAGCCCTCCTTATCCATCTGCTCTACCTGACCTTCTTTCTCCTCATCCTCCTGCCCCGCTGCCTGAGCCCCCTCATCTATGGCCTGAGGGACGAAGGAGTTCGCCCCCTCTTCCTCTGCTACCTCTGTTGTGGTCACAGGAGGATCACACCAGCTACAAAACATTAA
- the LOC125713229 gene encoding odorant receptor 131-2-like: MGDNSTGIVDGSKWSEILSFGPLITEVLVGIFLYINGLMIFTFFMKEAFRTDTRYILFAHMLFVDSSLLVVTSLIALLTYYRVTIPYESCIVLNLVMMWLEFSTPLTLVAMCLERYVAVCKPLRHAAISTPRIRVVGLLLIWGLGCVPALVILLSFAALVSVKQLTMRVLCSLDALIVIEWQKYLQIAVFKFYFLLMSMVIAFTYVKVAAAARSASGKNSKSSAKGTRTVALHAIQLLLCLIQLLTPFVDMALLKISVVIYIYIRFVNFIMFVIAPRCLSSLIYGLRDQNFFQALKHYAVCGLDKKVQPAASHSRKVDLRH, encoded by the coding sequence ATGGGGGACAATTCGACAGGAATAGTGGATGGCAGCAAATGGTCAGAAATTCTCTCATTCGGGCCTCTCATCACAGAGGTGCTGGTGGGCATCTTCTTATACATCAACGGCCTCATGATCTTCACCTTCTTCATGAAGGAGGCCTTCCGCACCGATACCCGCTATATCCTTTTTGCCCACATGCTCTTTGTGGATTCCTCACTGCTGGTGGTGACCAGCTTGATTGCGCTGCTGACCTACTACAGAGTGACGATCCCCTATGAGTCCTGCATAGTGCTCAACTTGGTCATGATGTGGCTGGAATTTTCCACGCCTCTGACCTTGGTGGCCATGTGCCTGGAGCGCTATGTGGCTGTGTGTAAGCCCCTAAGGCACGCTGCCATCTCCACGCCGAGGATTAGAGTGGTGGGCCTGCTCCTCATTTGGGGGCTGGGCTGTGTACCTGCCCTCGTCATCCTCCTTTCCTTCGCAGCCTTGGTCTCAGTGAAGCAGCTCACCATGAGAGTCTTGTGCTCCTTGGATGCACTGATTGTGATTGAGTGGCAGAAGTACCTCCAAATTGCTGTGTTCAAATTCTATTTCTTGCTCATGTCCATGGTCATCGCCTTCACGTACGTCAAGGTGGCTGCGGCTGCCCGGTCTGCCTCTGGTAAAAACAGCAAGTCAAGCGCCAAAGGTACGAGGACAGTGGCTCTCCATGCCATCCAGCTTCTCCTTTGCCTCATACAGCTACTTACGCCTTTTGTGGACATGGCTCTGCTAAAGATCAGCGTGGTGATCTACATCTATATCCGTTTTgtgaatttcataatgtttgtgATAGCGCCGCGTTGCCTGAGTTCATTGATCTATGGTTTGAGGGACCAGAATTTCTTCCAGGCATTGAAACACTATGCTGTTTGTGGCCTGGATAAGAAGGTTCAACCAGCTGCTTCTCATTCCAGGAAGGTGGATCTGAGGCATTAA